From Toxotes jaculatrix isolate fToxJac2 chromosome 7, fToxJac2.pri, whole genome shotgun sequence:
CATTTTACTGTATGCCTTTAAGAAATATTCCTCATGACGGGCAGGCTGGACTTGTATGGGCCAGCCTGCAGCTTAATGTACGTCCAACAGGGTTGAAATAAATCACTTTAGGTACTGAGCAATTACAAACGCAAACACAATTACAAGTTACGATTGAAAACTTATCAGTCAGGAATCACAGCAAAGCTGCTTCCTATGAACAAATAAAACCGGAATAGTCTTCCTAGGGCAAAGCTATGACtgtaaacaaactgcagcactaGCCCCTTGTCTGAACACGAGaggttatttttagttttttttttcttaaatctggGAACATGTCTGTGTAATATGACTGGATAAATGTTATGAAATGACTGCTGCTTTTAAGGAATGTCCGGCTGTTTGTGGTCCAGCGAGctaatcaaacaaacaggatGAGAAGCTGTCAGAGGGCGACGCGTCGGACAAACATGCTGTcacggtttaaaaaaaaaaaaaaaaaaagaagcaccaaataaaagcaaaaaacgTTGATATACAGATTGTGGTTTACTCACGGCAGCTGTCTCAGTTGGAACAGATCATCGTCCATTTTGGTGTCTATTGGCTGACGCTCCGTTTGGCCTCATCGCCGTTTACATTATCACGACGAGCAGCGATTTCAGCACCGAGGAGAGCGACCTGCTCCGGTGTCCGCCGACAGCCAATGAGAAGCCGCCGTGCGTGGGTCACAGCACGAGACACAGAGACGGAGCGTGGATAAGATGAGCTCAGgagcagtggcggttctacattgaattattCCCTGGGCAAGACCCCCTccgagaaaaaaaagaaaagacatgtcacacaaacagccatgttttaacaatatttatattataacaatctccaactccaacattgccaaaacaatttagaaattaaagttattaattatgaaattattattaaataattattaaatgaaataaatacataaaagtggcaaaaatatacacaatcacacatgacaacagcagagaataacaataatataaaataaaaacaatattattttattattttagaataatggTTTAAAAGGTGACACACCAAACAGGGTGTACGCTTTCAGATGGAAATTAAGTAGCTGTGAACGAAAATGTTGCAAAACTAGGTATTACAGACAGATAAACCTTTGGAAGTCTTTTTTGACAGCAGGATTCAGGAGGACTCAGTTCTACTGAAATACGTTtaataacagagagaaaataggtttacatttcagaaaacaagCACGTACACGATACTTGGCCACTGATACAATTACATTTAGACGGTTACTATTTTTTAACAGTACATTGGCAGAAAACAATCTTAAAACTATCTCGCCAAACTTTCCTCCAGTGACAAAAAAAGCTTTCTGCTTTGAAGAAGTTCAAATCTGGATTGAACTTCGTCATTTAGTCCCTTAACAAGTTTGCAGCTGCCAACGTTTCAACCGACTGCAGAAATGTGCGCAACAAACACATTGGTAGCCGGAGTGTTAACTGTGAACACATCCGAACGCTCTTCCGTGGGTCCGTCCTGAAACACGCCGCCACAGACGGTAGTTCCGCAATGAAAGCAGGATGTTACGGTGCAGACCTGAGACCTCTGATAAGCTTGTTGGGGAGTTTCTTGGCACCGGACCCGTAGTCAGGTAAAAGCTCTCCACCTGGCAAACAACAACTAAAGCTTAGTGTGTGCACTGGGGCAGGAGTAAAAGCGGGTCACGACGCCGCCGCATGTTAAACCCAAAGTGCAACATGCGCAGACAGACACGGAATCCGGTTTAACGTTACTGTTATTAAACCTGCTGACGGACACGCGTAGCAATGAGATATTTTCCATGTGTTTCGAGAGAGCAGCTTGGATATTTCTTTATGGAGGCGACATAGTTCACCGAGGGCAGTCTGACCTCGGTGTTGTCGGTAAGCTAAGCTGTATGCTAATGGTGTGAGCTGGCTCATGGTTACACATCGATAAGATGTGGGGGGTAGGCGTTTTAACGTCGTTACTGAGTAGATTATATCACGTATGTGTTGCTAAATAACATAAACAGACAGTTTCAAGTTTTGAAACCGCTGGCAGACTAGTGAGTGTAGTTataggcttttatttttatttaattattttttttaaaaccaagaGGTAAGCTAATTGGATCACGGGTTAGTGGATCATGTCATTAATTCATTTAGTTTGCAGTGACGTTCGGCGTTGTTTGGTCTGCATTTTCAGAGcataacaaactgaaaacagaacaaatagaaaaagaaaacatggtgATTTTGACCCACACTGGTTtcctaaaacacacaacagccgtCCAAAACAATTTACCATCCCCCTACAAGTACACTcctcacagagaaagagagctgtTCAATCAACACAACGCCTGTTGATTGAATTATCTGatcaaatacattttatttttgtggcgCAATATCACAGACTTGCCTCAGGAGGCACAGTGTGGATAGGGAAAAActctcaaaaacatttttaatgggAAAAATGGAAGAAACCTCAAGAGGAGCAACAAAGGAGGCCTCCCTCTTTCAACTTTCTGGTCATTTTGGAGGGTGTAGTTTTGTGCTTTTGAACTGTATTGTATTATGTGTGGAGGTATGTCTTACATTTTGTCCATTGTAGTTCTTTCAATAAGCCTAGATGGTCAGATGAAGGTCAGATGTTGAGAATGTAACACAGAAaagagactttttttggcaacttTTTATCGTGCAGATTACTTTTCTGTTGAGAACCAGTGTTTTTGCTGCAGACCTTGACCACCATAGTTTCCTCTGTTGGACAGTGAGAATTAACTGCGTAAAAGATCTACGAAATAATATTAGCAGGAGCCAGTCTACATGAAACTTCGATCATCatcctcacagaaaaaaaaaacactgctgcctTTTGTTACATATCATGTTGTTGTCACAGCCAAAAAGAATCAGCATTACAGCTCCCAGTGAATAGACACGTCAGTATCATTATCATTTCATTATTGATAGAAAAAGAGttacttttctcttttactccTCTCCTTCTAGTACGGTTGTACTTcactaatatatatatattgtctTTTCAGAAACAAGATGATTAAAAACTGGGGTGTCATTGGTGGTATAGCTGCTGCGATTGCAGCTGGAGTATATGTTTTGTGGGGCCcaataacagagagaaagaagagaaagagaggtaaGACAATGTAATACACAGATTATTTGTAGGGCTCTGGTTATAAGGCATTAACTTACAATgacttgtgttttctgtcaggtATGGTTCCTGGTCTGTTGAACTTGGGCAACACCTGCTTCCTGAACTCTTTGCTTCAGGGTTTGGCAGCCTGTCCGTCCTTCATCAGGTGGCTGGAGAAGTTTTCAGGTTCGCCTACGATCCAGTCATGCAAAGACAACCAGCTGTCCTCAACACTGCTTCAGCTTCTCAAAGGTATATGAAGCCAACCTGTCAGAGGAATCATGAGAGCATTGTGGACACCCAGtgttcattcatattttttacATGGAGGCTGTGTTATCATCAACAGCTCTGTCCAGTGATGAGCCTGGGGAGGAAGATGTACTTGACGCTGGATGCCTCCTGGATGTTCTCAGACTGTACCGGTGGCACATCAGTTCATTTGAAGAGCAGGTTGGCCATCACGCTGTTCAGTGTTCTTTTCCTgatatttctatatatatatacaatctATGATGCAGCATTTTATTAAAGTCTtaacagttgtttgtttgtgttgctttatCCTCTCTAGGATGCACACGAACTTTTTCACGTCCTTACATCGTCTCTGGAGGAGGAACGGGACCGTCAGCCCAAAGTCACTCACTTATTTGACATGCAGTCCCTCGAGGCAAGTTATCATCTCCTGACTTGCATTGCCCCTAAAACTGCACACAAATCTCTCCTGTGTGCCTCCCATATGTTTTGCAGTTCAGTTCAGCAATTTGGATCATATGTGTGGTCTGGAGGAAAGTATTTTATCCCAAACTCTGCCTCCTACACCTTTTTAAAATCTCACTCAGTGTTAGCATGTGAACCATAGCCAGTGTTGTAGAGAGATATATCAGATATGACAAACCTTATACTGCACACCCAgtgactttgtgtgtatgtttttattttattccagaGTCTTCCTGATCAAGATGAGAAAACTATGACCTGCAGAAGTCGGGGTAAGAATACAAACGAATTATGGAGCCTGGAATcaaaccaaaaaatatatatatttcagctgtattcattttttgttttacagcccCTCTTCATCCAATACCAAGTCCTTGGAAGTTTCAGCATCCTTTTCATGGTCGTTTAACGAGCAACATGTCGTGCAAGCACTGTGAACAACAAGTGAGTTTGTTTTCAGCCAGTGAAGCAAATAGcaatttagtttgtgttttttgactTTATACCTTCTTGAggtgatttatgcctctgctttgctttttctATAGAGTCCTGTGCGGTATGACTCATTTGAGAGCCTCTCCCTGTCCATCCCTCTACCTCAGTGGGTAAGTAAACATATCAGGAACATGTGCGTATTAGAACTTATACTATCACTACTTCTTGTACAACAgctttgttgttctgtttgtcatAATTTGATCTCTATCTGTACTCAGGGTCGACCCATCTCTCTAGATCAGTGTCTTCAGCATTTCATTTCCTCAGAAACCATCAAAGAAGTGGAGTGTGAAAACTGCACCAAGGTACATTTGCTGTATCATTCATCAGTGTCCTGCTGAATTCTGGGGATCGTTTTCTTAAATCTGTAATTCACtgaaaaccacagacacaaatggatttgtttcagtttctgttttggatAATTTCTCCTCAGCTTCAACAAGAGAGCACAGTTAACGGGCAAGTCCTGGAAAGTCAGAGGACAACATTTGTTAAGCAGCTAAAACTGGGAAAGGTAACTGCCATTTATATTTACAATGTCATTAATTGAAGTATTAATAGCCTAAGATGTTAATCCCTAGTTAAAGGGATCTGTGCAACCAGTCTAGCAAATTACGTAGAGATATATATAACAGTAAAATATCTGACAGATGTTCTAAAGTTTTATGTAATGTTTTGTCCTTTAAATAAACTTTTCTTTCTGaccttttcttccctctctcagcTCCCCCAGTGCCTCTGCATCCATTTACAAAGACTTACGTGGTCCAGTGAGGGAACCCCCATCAAAAGACAGGAGCATGTGCAGTTTACAGAGTATCTGTCAATGGACCGCTACAAACACAACGTttccacacacagaaatcaacGGCTCACATGTGCTCCAAAGAAGACTGAACCTCCAAAGCCCATGAAGACCGAAAATTCAGATGATGTCATTGAAAAGCCCACTCCCAATGGCACTGGTATGGTGGATTTGTTCATGTCGTTCTGCTtcacattcagtttttgtttctgtcttgcATCATACATTTgtcgttgtttttttttgtttttctttcccagaTGCAGAGcatcataacaacaacaaaccttTTTCCAATGGAACCTGCTCATCTTTATTTCTTCACTCTCCCGGTGTGAACCCACAGCTCGGCCTCACGTATGACTACGGGTAAGCTTAAAACTTAACAAAAGCAGTTTAACACGGTGCAACATCTTATATTTTTCAAGAGAACATACCACAGTTGTTTTAACAGATCCATAATCACATGCATATGGTTCCATACATGATATGAGGGGTGACTGAAGGGTTTGATTtagaataaaaatgatgtgaatcatgtGTTGTGGCTTATGTTGGCCCAACATATCAGTGGACACTTGAACGTGTTTTTGATCACAGTATCTTTCCTTCCAGTTCTCCAGAATATCTTTTCCAGCTAACGGCTGTACTGGTTCACCACGGTGACATGCACTCAGGACATTTTGTCACGTACCGCCGCAGCCCTTCCTCACCTCGCAGCTCTTCACCCTTCAGCTCCCAGTGGCTTTGGGTGTCGGACGACTCAGTACGAAAAGCCAGCCTGCACGAGGTGCTGTCTTCCAACGCTTACATGCTCTTCTACGAGAGAGTCCGAAGACTGAACCTCGCCATGCGCTCCGAGGAGTAACCAGAAGCTCACAACCTCAGAGCGCGACTGACTTCTGATTTTCCAGTCAAACTGTCACAGCTGGATGTGCCGGTTACCACATGGTCACCAACAGGCGGATTATGACTTTGCGACAATGAGACCAGACAGGAAAGCCATCCCGGAGTTATTGTAGGGATACTTTTGCATCATGGATCACAGCAACATGATAAAGATCGTTGTATGATGTTTTCTGAGATTAATTCCATGAGTGGACACTTTACCTGCTGCTCCGATCCAGAGTAGGATGCTCTTAATCCCAAAGATTATGAACCTGCAGGATTTTAGTCAAACATCTTTGATCATGTAAACTACTTTTCTTTGACACGTGTAACAGTTGCTGTCatataaaggagaaaaaaaacaaacaaacacacacctgacaatGTAGTGGATTCTAAGGTAATAGCGCTGCAATACGATGTTCATGTGTGAAGTTTGTAGTGTTATTTTTGTTGAGGCTGTCAGAGGTGTTGACTCAACAGAAGTAGCTGATTAGGACTTCATGGAGATGTTACTTGTTACATATTATGAAAAGTCAAATAGGTAATTTCTTATCTCTGGTTCTCTATtgtctaatctaatctaatttgCCTAATCATTCCCAGCAGTGTACGTTAACTGTAATGGAAATAATGTTTCAACTGATACAGTTCATAAGCTCTtgaatttgatatttttctatGTTTCCAATAATCCTTAACACTGTCATGATTTGCAGAGCTGCACAGTTGAGGTTAAAGTGCCATGTTGTCTTTGATGCTCGAGATTTTTAACACATGAAAACCATGTCTGCTGCAACTGAACTGATGTTTAATGGATTAATAATGGTCTGCTCTCAGTTACTAAAGCATAACTGCAGGCCTTTGGGCCAGTTATCCTGAATATTTGGAACTCTGTAACTGATAACTGCCATTTTGCTCCAACAAAACCAACTACATCAAACTGAGAAATGGCCTGGTGCAAAACCCCATGTTAATGTTTGCAATTTGCACTAATGTATATTCCCGTGAggttgtgtgtatttgtgtgcaatCTGTAAAGGTGATTGTTTTCaggtattaaaaaaattaaactaatgTGCACTTTAGAGTTGTATTTCTTTAACTACAGTCATTCAGATTCAGTTGAGACTTGAAGAAACACATTTTAgatttgtgttatttgtccATTTGCTCAGGGAGTTCTGACTAGTGAGGGCCTCGACCCCACTCATAATCCATGCTTGGCCACATGTATCCTCTTATTTCTTTCTGTCCAGTACGATGCGTCTAAAGGTGAGGTTGATGCGAGGCAGGAGCACCTTCTTGCGCACAGGCAGGCTGTGGTACCACAAAGTGTTGGTCGGTGGGTTCATGAGGAGCAGGCTTCCATGAGCGAGCTCCAGCTTCACTGGTTCAATCTGTCGGCAGCTCTGTTTTCCCCGAGCATCTCTGTGCCTGAAGATGAAGTCTCGTGCTGCTCCCAGAGACACAGAGGCGATGGGACAGAGAGGGTCCAGCTCCTTTTCATCATCACGATGCTCACCCATGTGATCCTGTCCGTCTTTGTACCTGGTGGAGTGAAGAACACTTTCAACGGGGAGACACATCGAAACTGTGACCTTTACAACTTGTATTCAGACATTTCTCACCTGTTGACTAAGACAAAGTTGAATGTTTGTCCTGTTGTTCTTGTGACAGCATCCCGAATGGATTCCAAGGTTGGAGTCCACGGGCGGGCTGAACGTGTCACCCCAGAATAGGTATAAGTTAGACCTGCATCTCCGTATGTTGCCTGTTTTCTTGGTATACCGTACACCTTTCCAAACACATGGACCTTTGCATCTTCCCCTGGAACACAAACAGCCACGAGTGCTCAATAGCACTGCTAATTTTTGTCataagtttatttaaaaaaataaaataaactgttgaAGTTGTACCTGTTGAGtacaccacctcctcctccaactgTTTAAAAAGTTGGTCTGCCTCCACCTTGGAGAAGAGTAAAGCATAATCACAGTCGAGTCCCTCTGCCTCTATTTTTTGCCAGGGAATAGGATCAGAGAACTCTGCTAAAGCTGCATCTTCGTCtacttcatcctcctcttccttcatccGCTCATCTTCCTCCAGTTTAATACTCTTCCTTGGACTTCTTTTAACGGCATCACTGGTGCAGGAGCGTTTATTCTGTCCCCGAATCACAAACTTCTCCATTGCAGTAACCTGTTGCCTGTGGCACATTGCAGATcttaattttagtttttgggACCTGGATGGTGCAAAGAAGAATGAAACATTAACACAGATTAttcgattaaaaaaaaaaacgtgaaaaGGGATCTTCAGTGTGGATCTGCATTAAGTGGACTTGTTTCCTAAACTGTATTTCTtccaatatttttctttttgttgaacTTTGTTACCTTTTGTAAAATTCGAGGTCCAGGTGAAATACGAGCTCAAAACGTAAAGATGAGCTTACTATCATATGAGACCGAGAAAAGCACCAAATTCTCACAATTAGGAACATGGACTAAAACAAGTCATTGTTAATTTTTACTTGAAGAACGGCTCACATGTTTATTTATCACAGTAAATGTCGATTAACTTCTGCTGATTGACTCCTCGGTCAATCGACCAGTTTCTACAAAACGGTgccaacaacagcaaaaacgCTTCGAGATCATGACACAAATGCGTCTATATAACTATAAAACTGCTAAGTATGTTGTACATGCCTCTCAGCTGAATGCTAGGTGCAGTACCTCTCACAAACGGTAGTGAACACATCAGTTCGTCTTGAACAGCGCTCAGCTCATTATCATAAACTGCTTTCGTCACTTTGTGTTGGcgcgaatttttttttttatcccagtCGAGGGGTTTTGGTTTTCCGAGGAGCCCACCGCTGTTTTGCGCTTTTAAACTAACGTCTTGGTGAATTTAACTACTTTCCTGCAGCTTACCGCCAGTGTGTTTTTCATCAAAATGATTGGACAGAAAACTATTAATTCGTTTTTTTCGCCCGTCTCGAAAAAGAGGATTTCTAAGGATGTAAATGAGACCGAGGAGGATGCTAAACACCCGGTGAGCGTCATTTTTGCTTCATGTTCCTAAAATAAACCACACGACTAGCCTGCAATGCTAAAACGTGCCGTTATTTGCATTTAAACCCCACTTACAGTGTACTTAAAAGTATTTGAAACGGGTTTCTGATTTCCCGCGACACGTTCAACGTAACCCAAGCTGCGTTCACAGCCACCACTGTGTTCTCGCTTGTTGTGAAAGGTGGTGCTCTGAGCTGCCCGTAGCATGGGGATGTTTGTATTCCGCTGTGGGCGGTTTCTAAAGCCAGTTTCGCCTCCAGCTGCTCGCTTCTCACCTGCTCTGTATTTTGCTCAATACACTAAAATCGTGCAGAAGAAGCTGAAGCCCACGGCGGTGGTGTCAGAGCCGTCCagccctcctccttcttccaccCCTCTGTCTCCGGACCAGTTGGAGAAGATCGCCCGCAACAAGAGAGCGGCGCTGGAGAGACTCTCCTCTGCTCAGACGCCGCCAGGTTTCGGGGAGAGCTGGAGAAAGGGGCTGAGTGCAGAGTTTGGGAAGCCCTATTTCAAACAAGTGAGCGGACAAATCATCGCGCCGCACGTGGTGTCTCCCTGTTGTTTTGAACAGTTTGaataactttctctctctttcacagctgGTGAATTTTGTTTCTGAAGAGAGGGGGCGCCACACAGTGTATCCGCCCACCGGAGAGGTCTTTACCTGGACACAGATGTGTGACATCCGCGATGTAAGTGAAACAGCTCTGAGACTACATTATAAAGCCTTTCCCCACTGCTCCCCTGTATAAAGGGCCCTTAACCATCCCATAACCTCCAAGGCTGCAGTTCTCAGAGCTAGCTCAACAAAAGCAAATGATCTCCTGGCAAAAAGTGAgagtgacaacaacaacaacaaaagcaagcACTTATAGCAGATCAGCCAAGAGACAAATCAGATCATCACCACTGAATACCAACTGCAGGCTTTCATAGACTGTTCACTTCTATATGGTATGAAAATGGCAGATAATGTGGGATGTGTGGATATTACATATCCTTAAAAATATGCATTGAGTGTATTAGCTGACTTTAAAAATTTGTATTCATTGTCACAGTTGCTTCACTTTAAGATGTGTCTCTAACTCCAGGTCAAAGTGGTGATCCTTGGCCAGGATCCGTATCACGGTCCTAACCAAGCACACGGATTGTGCTTTAGTGTCAAAAGACCAGTGCCTCCTCCACCCAGGTTTGAAgccttttccatctctctcagtACTTTTTCAACTCTTTGTTTGTAATCTAGTCAGTTTTATTAAAATCTCAAAATCAGATAGTGTTaataatcagttttttttttacatatttattgcATCCTCATTCCTACTCATTTCCAGTTTGGAGAACATGTATAAGGAGCTGGTTTCAGACATCGAAGGCTTCAAGCACCCTGGACACGGAGATCTGACTGAATGGGCCAAACAAGGTACTTTTTAAAAAGCGGTCTGTTGAATAtttacacacagttacacaataAGAGGGCTGTCAGCCATTAACAGACCTGCCATCTTCTCCATCTGTAACCTTGCTCATCAGGTGTGCTGTTGCTCAACGCTGTGTTGACCGTCCGAGCGCACCAGGCCAACTCCCACAAAGACAGAGGCTGGGAGACCTTCACTGACGCTGTGGTGCAGTGGCTCAGCAACAACCTGGAGGGTCTCGTCTTCATGCTGTGGGGGTCATATGCTCAGAAGAAAGGAGCTGCTATTAACAGGGTGGGTCTACATTGTCGTTCTAATGTAAACACTTTCAACAGATGCTTGTTATTATGTTCACGTATCTTAAGCTTTCACACTCTCTGTGTATAGAAACGCCACCATGTGCTGCAGGCTGTGCACCCCTCTCCCTTGTCTGCTCATCGTGGATTCTTTGGGTGCAGGCATTTCTCAAAGGCCAACGAGCTGCTGAAGAAATCTGGGAAGTCGCCCATAGACTGGAAGGCCCTCTAAGCTGTTATGCATGTCATCTTTTCTAACATGTGTGACGATTAActacagaccaaaacacaccCATAAGCTTTCTCCGTTTCCTagttcagcagttttttttataaaagagTTCATGTTGGcactttttttaatatacacTGTATTTTCTTAGAAGCAATTCTGTTGTAGTGCATCTTTGTATCATCTGCACTTGTCAGTGTCAAcaatgtaaatatgtttgtgtaCACTCTTGGCCTTCTTAGTTTGCACATTAaagtttgcttcttttttttctactgaaaGGTTGGTTCCATTAAAGTGGTTCAGAAAAGTGGATGTGGTATTTTAATATCTCTGAATTTTCTCAGTGTGGTCTAATCTGAAACATGCTCCCATCTACAGACACCCATAATCCATCAGCGGTTGTCCACAGTCTAATGCAGAATTTCAAGGTTGTTTTGTGGGTCTGAGCGCACCAAACAGCCAGCTTTGTGATATAAGTATGAGGCTAAAAGATAAGACAGAGAAATCAATAGGAAGGGTACTAAAAGACATCGGAACCTGTTCACAGTGCACGTCCTCTCTCCTGACCATTAAGTGCATAACTTTAAAAAGTGTTAATATACGAATTAGTATGATGCAACTTTTGAGTCTAACAGTATCTTCCTCACAGAACTGGAAATTTTAATGTGTGGTATATATATCTGGAAATGTGAGACTGGAATTCTTTCCTCTGCTGAAATTTATTGAGTTTTTCACCTCTGAACAAGATGAATATCCACTGTGCAGATTAATTTCCTCTTTACATTAAACagtgtttcactctgttcaagagttcaacaataaaaaaaacaaaaacaaaacaaaacatttctccaTTGGCCGTTTCGGACGTCGGTATGGAGGCGTGGTTCCACCAGTGACGCCATGACGTTGACAGGAAGACTGTGGCAGTTTTCCTATTCAACTTCGCCCCTGTGACTTTTGTTTGCAGTGGTGATGTTTGTGGAGTTACAGAAGTGACAATGCCTGTGCAGAGTGTGCCAGTCCGGGATGCGGCCATACATTTCCGTTTACTGCAGCAGTATCTGGTTCTTCTGAAGAAATATCCCATCCTTACAAAGTCTGTTACGAGGTCGGTAGCTTCGCCTGCAGCCTGGTTCCTACATGTTTCCAGGCGCGTTTCCTCAGTTTGACAGCAGACTGACAAGTTCTTATTTACTAAAGGACTGATAAAATAAAACCGTTACGTTTGAGTTTAGGCACTGTTACCACTCCTTATTTTGTCCGGGTGGATCCTTTAGACCACTTTGGTTGCTTCCGTGGTCCGTGCAAACAGAgacacttttcatttcatcagacTGCCTCGTTAGGAATGCAACTGTTGCATATTGatagatatgtgtgtgtctgtgtatgtttgtgcgtccttttgtattttcagtggCATCCTCTCAGCTTTGGGAAATCTTCTGTCTCAGATTCTGGAGGCAAGGAAAAAGGCCAAAAATGGAGTCCCAGCCAGTGAGATTGACACAGCTGGAGCTACACGCTATGCCATCTATGGGTGAGACtttgcacagacagaaaagagagcaGTGAGATACCTTTATAGCTACCAGTAAATGAAAGTAATAGTGCATTCCAGTTATCCAGTGGATCCAGTGTAAAATATATTAGCTAAGGTGCAAAACAGTTACTGTGATTGACAGCAAAGTATCCACACAGAGAAAGTTTtctgttcaaatatttgtttcttataaatgttctttttttttttgcttgttatTTTATGCCTTCTTGCCTGTTGCAGGCTGTTTATTACAGGACCAGTGAGCCATTACTTCTACCAGCTGATGGAGGTGTGGATGCCCACCACAGACCCATACTGTATAGTCAAACGGCTGCTACTGGATCGGCTTATTTTCGCCCCCGGCTTTCTGCTCCTTTTTTACTTTGTAATGAACATTCTGGAGGTAGGTCGCCTCAGAAACTGTCccttaaaaaaatctttttgatgGTGCGATTTAGCGATTTGATATTGAACTTCCATGCAGCATGTATGCAGCAGAGGCCGAGATATCCCGATGTTTATCCCCCTAGTGTGGGACAGGCTCAGGCAGAATTTGTGAGTCTTCAGGTGCCTACTTGTGTGACATATTTCCCCTATTTACCACAATACCTCAAGTGTGTGGAAGTTTAAGTAATTTTAAGAGCTGGGACACACCTTATAGACATCCCATCactcacacaaatgcaaatactCTACATGGCACAATTGAGCTCAGTTAATTTGTATGAACAAAGAAGTAGGATCAAACATACATGATTACAGTTACAGTGAGATGACAGTACAAACTCATTCAGTAGttgaaggaaggaaaacagtTGATAAAGTGTTTAAATGAAGTTATCTATGAGCTTGAGGCTCTACTGTTTGTAAAAGTGATGAAACGTAATCTTGTTTTGAACGGTTTCTGTCTGATAACATTTTTAAGGATGGACCATGTTTCTCAAAATCTTTGATTTACTATTTATCTTGACAGTGTCAAATATGCAGTAGTATTCTTATTAATTCCATCAAGA
This genomic window contains:
- the usp30 gene encoding ubiquitin carboxyl-terminal hydrolase 30 isoform X1, which gives rise to MLRCRPETSDKLVGEFLGTGPVVRNKMIKNWGVIGGIAAAIAAGVYVLWGPITERKKRKRGMVPGLLNLGNTCFLNSLLQGLAACPSFIRWLEKFSGSPTIQSCKDNQLSSTLLQLLKALSSDEPGEEDVLDAGCLLDVLRLYRWHISSFEEQDAHELFHVLTSSLEEERDRQPKVTHLFDMQSLESLPDQDEKTMTCRSRAPLHPIPSPWKFQHPFHGRLTSNMSCKHCEQQSPVRYDSFESLSLSIPLPQWGRPISLDQCLQHFISSETIKEVECENCTKLQQESTVNGQVLESQRTTFVKQLKLGKLPQCLCIHLQRLTWSSEGTPIKRQEHVQFTEYLSMDRYKHNVSTHRNQRLTCAPKKTEPPKPMKTENSDDVIEKPTPNGTDAEHHNNNKPFSNGTCSSLFLHSPGVNPQLGLTYDYGSPEYLFQLTAVLVHHGDMHSGHFVTYRRSPSSPRSSSPFSSQWLWVSDDSVRKASLHEVLSSNAYMLFYERVRRLNLAMRSEE
- the usp30 gene encoding ubiquitin carboxyl-terminal hydrolase 30 isoform X2, whose protein sequence is MIKNWGVIGGIAAAIAAGVYVLWGPITERKKRKRGMVPGLLNLGNTCFLNSLLQGLAACPSFIRWLEKFSGSPTIQSCKDNQLSSTLLQLLKALSSDEPGEEDVLDAGCLLDVLRLYRWHISSFEEQDAHELFHVLTSSLEEERDRQPKVTHLFDMQSLESLPDQDEKTMTCRSRAPLHPIPSPWKFQHPFHGRLTSNMSCKHCEQQSPVRYDSFESLSLSIPLPQWGRPISLDQCLQHFISSETIKEVECENCTKLQQESTVNGQVLESQRTTFVKQLKLGKLPQCLCIHLQRLTWSSEGTPIKRQEHVQFTEYLSMDRYKHNVSTHRNQRLTCAPKKTEPPKPMKTENSDDVIEKPTPNGTDAEHHNNNKPFSNGTCSSLFLHSPGVNPQLGLTYDYGSPEYLFQLTAVLVHHGDMHSGHFVTYRRSPSSPRSSSPFSSQWLWVSDDSVRKASLHEVLSSNAYMLFYERVRRLNLAMRSEE
- the alkbh2 gene encoding DNA oxidative demethylase ALKBH2 isoform X3, which encodes MEKFVIRGQNKRSCTSDAVKRSPRKSIKLEEDERMKEEEDEVDEDAALAEFSDPIPWQKIEAEGLDCDYALLFSKVEADQLFKQLEEEVVYSTGEDAKVHVFGKVYGIPRKQATYGDAGLTYTYSGVTRSARPWTPTLESIRDAVTRTTGQTFNFVLVNRYKDGQDHMGEHRDDEKELDPLCPIASVSLGAARDFIFRHRDARGKQSCRQIEPVKLELAHGSLLLMNPPTNTLWYHSLPVRKKVLLPRINLTFRRIVLDRKK
- the alkbh2 gene encoding DNA oxidative demethylase ALKBH2 isoform X1 gives rise to the protein MFLIVRIWCFSRSHMIVSSSLRFELVFHLDLEFYKRSQKLKLRSAMCHRQQVTAMEKFVIRGQNKRSCTSDAVKRSPRKSIKLEEDERMKEEEDEVDEDAALAEFSDPIPWQKIEAEGLDCDYALLFSKVEADQLFKQLEEEVVYSTGEDAKVHVFGKVYGIPRKQATYGDAGLTYTYSGVTRSARPWTPTLESIRDAVTRTTGQTFNFVLVNRYKDGQDHMGEHRDDEKELDPLCPIASVSLGAARDFIFRHRDARGKQSCRQIEPVKLELAHGSLLLMNPPTNTLWYHSLPVRKKVLLPRINLTFRRIVLDRKK
- the alkbh2 gene encoding DNA oxidative demethylase ALKBH2 isoform X2, with the protein product MCHRQQVTAMEKFVIRGQNKRSCTSDAVKRSPRKSIKLEEDERMKEEEDEVDEDAALAEFSDPIPWQKIEAEGLDCDYALLFSKVEADQLFKQLEEEVVYSTGEDAKVHVFGKVYGIPRKQATYGDAGLTYTYSGVTRSARPWTPTLESIRDAVTRTTGQTFNFVLVNRYKDGQDHMGEHRDDEKELDPLCPIASVSLGAARDFIFRHRDARGKQSCRQIEPVKLELAHGSLLLMNPPTNTLWYHSLPVRKKVLLPRINLTFRRIVLDRKK